The following is a genomic window from Amycolatopsis cihanbeyliensis.
GCAGCAACGCCGCCACCCTCGCCGAGGCGACCCTGGCCGCGCTGCGGTTGGACACGCTGACCAAGGCCAGCCACGCGGTAGCCGCACTGTCCTATGTGGCCCTCGGCGGTAACCCGGAGGCCTACGCCACGCCGGTGCACGAGGCCCGGCCGCACCGGGGGCAGGTCGCCTGCGCCGCGGAGATGCGCAGGATGCTGGGGATGGAAGGCACCCCCGCACCCGGTCGTCGCATCCAGGATCCGTTCGGGCTGCGCGCCTTCCCCCAGGTGCAGGGGCCCGCGCTGGACTCGGTGCGGTACCTGCGCGAGGTGCTGGCCGTGGAGATCAACGCGGGCACCGAGAACCCGATGATCTCCACGACCCACGGCAATGCCTACCATCACGCGCACTTCCACACCGCCTACGTGGCCTCGGCACTGGACCAGGCCAGGGCCACCGTGCACCAGGTCGCCGAGCTGTCCGCCGCCCGGCTCGGCGACCTGGTCGAACCGGAGTTCACCGGGCTGCGGCCGTTCCTGGCCGCCGGGCCGGCCGGCAGCTCCGGGGTGATGATCCTGGAGTACGTCGCGCACGACGCGCTCACCGAACTGCGGCAGGCCGCGCTGCCGGTGACCCTGGGCACCGCCGTGGTCTCCCGCGGCCTGGAGGATCACGCCAGCTTCTCCACCCAGGCCGCGCGGGCGGCCACCGCGGCCTGCGCGGCCTACCGGCAGCTGCTGGCCTGCGAGCTGGTCGCCGCCGTGCGCGCACTGCGGATGCGGGAGGCGGACCTCGGCGGCCTGCCGGCCGGTGCGGCGTACCAGCGGGCTGCGGAGGTGCTCGACCCTGACCTCGCGGACCGCCCGCTGACCGCCGATATCGCCCGCGCCGCGGAGGTGCTGGACAGCCTGGCGACCGTCTAGCTGTAGCCGACCAACGCCCACCCAGCCCAAAGGCCCTGAACGTGGCGTTCGAGACGTCAGACGTCCCAAACGCCACGTTCGCGACGTTGAACGCCCGGAAAGCCACGTTCAGGGCAGTACCGGACGGCGGCGACGGGTGGGCGTCAGCCGAAGAACACCTCGGCCTCGGCGTAGCGCTCCGCCGGCACCGTCTTCAGCTCGGCTGTAGCCTCGGACAGCTTGACCCGCACGATGTCGGTGCCGCGCAGCGCCACCATCACGCCGAAGTCGCCGTCGGCGACGGCGTCCACCGCGTTCAGCCCGAACCGGGTCGCCAGCACCCGGTCGTACGCGGTCGGGGTACCACCGCGCTGGGTGTGGCCGAGCACCACGGCACGGGACTCCTTGCCGGTGCGCGCGGCGATCTCGTCGGCAAGCCAGGTGCCGACGCCGCCGAGCCGCACGTGCCCGAAAGAGTCCTTCTCGCCGCTGGCCAGAACCTCGTCACCGCCCTCGGGCAGGGCCCCCTCGGCCACCACGATGATCGGGGCGTACATCCGCTCGAACCGGCGCTCGACCCACTCGACCACCTGGTCCACGGAGAACGGTCGCTCCGGCACCAGGATCACGTTCGCCCCGCCGGCCAGGCCGGAGTGCAGCGCGATCCAGCCGGCGTGCCGGCCCATCACCTCGACCACCAGCGCGCGGTGGTGC
Proteins encoded in this region:
- a CDS encoding 6-phosphofructokinase, whose translation is MRVGVLTGGGDCPGLNAVIRAVVRKGIEVHNWEVVGFRSGWRGPLTGDGKPLGLDDVEDVLTRGGTILGSSRTNPYKEEGGVDRIKSVLADQGIDALVAIGGEDTLGVAKRLTDDGVGVVGVPKTIDNDLGATDYTFGFDTAVHIATESIDRLRTTAESHHRALVVEVMGRHAGWIALHSGLAGGANVILVPERPFSVDQVVEWVERRFERMYAPIIVVAEGALPEGGDEVLASGEKDSFGHVRLGGVGTWLADEIAARTGKESRAVVLGHTQRGGTPTAYDRVLATRFGLNAVDAVADGDFGVMVALRGTDIVRVKLSEATAELKTVPAERYAEAEVFFG
- a CDS encoding aromatic amino acid ammonia-lyase, translated to MRTGEITIRLDGHTLRCADVAMAAAATGPLALEVSPYALRTAERAWRLAEDLSCHRTVYGRTTGVGANKDDTVQGEGSTEHGLRLLRSHAGAGGDRMPDGQVTAMMVIRLNQLLTGRSGISPTLIAALADALRAGSLPLVHRLGAIGTGDLTPLAETALALAGEHTWLRHPIPPVPVHAGDALAFMSSNAATLAEATLAALRLDTLTKASHAVAALSYVALGGNPEAYATPVHEARPHRGQVACAAEMRRMLGMEGTPAPGRRIQDPFGLRAFPQVQGPALDSVRYLREVLAVEINAGTENPMISTTHGNAYHHAHFHTAYVASALDQARATVHQVAELSAARLGDLVEPEFTGLRPFLAAGPAGSSGVMILEYVAHDALTELRQAALPVTLGTAVVSRGLEDHASFSTQAARAATAACAAYRQLLACELVAAVRALRMREADLGGLPAGAAYQRAAEVLDPDLADRPLTADIARAAEVLDSLATV